One Campylobacter concisus DNA window includes the following coding sequences:
- the hslU gene encoding HslU--HslV peptidase ATPase subunit yields the protein MNLTPREIVKFLDDYVIGQKDAKKIIAIALRNRYRRMKLEKSLQDDIMPKNILMIGSTGVGKTEIARRLSKMMGLPFIKVEASKYTEVGFVGRDVESMVRDLAMASYNLVKNEQSEKNQDKINAYIEEKIVSKLLPPLPKGASEEKQAEYAKSYDKMLNRLRNGELDELSIEIEVQQNPLEAGSNVPPDMAQMQESFIKIIGIGGKNIKKEMKVKDAKKALQSEANDKILDLESVKTEALRRAENEGIIFIDEIDKVAVGSGSSNRQDPSKEGVQRDLLPIVEGSNVNTKFGNLKTDHILFIAAGAFHISKPSDLIPELQGRFPLRVELDSLDEDALYQILTQPKNSLLKQYIALLSTENVELEFDDEAIKEIARIAHAANEKMEDIGARRLHTVIERVIEDISFEASEKSGEKINVTKELVKERLKDVVEDQDLARYIL from the coding sequence ATGAACTTAACACCAAGAGAAATTGTTAAATTTTTAGATGACTATGTGATCGGTCAAAAGGACGCCAAAAAGATCATAGCGATCGCACTTCGAAACCGTTACCGCCGCATGAAGCTTGAAAAGAGCTTGCAAGATGACATCATGCCAAAAAATATCTTGATGATCGGCTCAACTGGCGTTGGCAAAACTGAGATCGCAAGGCGTCTTTCAAAGATGATGGGGCTACCTTTTATCAAGGTCGAGGCTAGCAAATATACCGAGGTTGGCTTTGTTGGTCGTGACGTTGAGAGCATGGTAAGAGACCTTGCTATGGCATCATATAATCTCGTAAAAAACGAGCAAAGCGAGAAAAACCAAGACAAGATAAATGCCTATATCGAAGAAAAGATCGTCTCAAAGCTACTTCCGCCACTTCCAAAAGGTGCAAGTGAAGAGAAGCAAGCAGAGTACGCTAAGAGCTATGACAAGATGCTAAATAGGCTAAGAAATGGCGAGCTTGACGAGCTAAGCATCGAGATCGAGGTGCAGCAAAACCCACTTGAAGCTGGCTCAAACGTGCCACCTGATATGGCGCAGATGCAAGAGAGCTTTATCAAGATAATTGGCATCGGTGGCAAAAACATCAAAAAAGAGATGAAGGTAAAAGACGCCAAAAAAGCACTTCAAAGCGAGGCAAATGATAAAATTTTAGACCTTGAGAGCGTAAAAACTGAGGCTTTAAGAAGAGCTGAAAACGAGGGCATCATCTTTATAGACGAGATCGATAAGGTAGCCGTTGGCTCAGGTAGCTCAAATAGGCAAGATCCTAGCAAAGAAGGTGTGCAAAGAGACTTGCTGCCTATCGTTGAGGGCTCAAATGTAAATACTAAATTTGGAAATTTAAAGACAGATCATATTTTATTTATCGCAGCTGGCGCCTTTCACATAAGCAAGCCAAGCGATCTCATCCCAGAGCTTCAAGGCCGCTTCCCACTAAGGGTCGAGCTTGATAGCCTTGATGAGGACGCGCTTTATCAAATTTTAACCCAGCCAAAAAATTCGCTTTTAAAACAATATATCGCACTTCTTTCAACTGAAAATGTAGAGCTAGAATTTGACGATGAAGCGATAAAAGAGATAGCAAGGATCGCTCACGCAGCAAATGAAAAGATGGAGGATATCGGTGCTAGACGCCTTCACACGGTGATCGAGCGCGTGATAGAAGATATCAGCTTTGAGGCTAGCGAAAAGAGCGGCGAGAAGATAAACGTGACAAAAGAGCTTGTAAAAGAGCGCCTAAAAGACGTTGTTGAGGATCAAGATCTAGCGAGGTATATACTTTGA
- the era gene encoding GTPase Era, with protein MKSGFVSIIGRTNAGKSSFLNALLNEKIAIVSHKQNATRRKINGIVMNGEDQIIFTDTPGLHESSKTINQLLINQAIKSMGDCDLIVFLAPIHDDTNDYEKFLALNPEKPHILVLTKVDESSNAKVLEKITKYQKFQDKFAALLTFSTKQPTYKKPLLDEICKLLPEHEYFYDPEFLTPTNEKEIFREFILEAIYENLSDEIPYLSDVIIKSVKEKTGITEIYASIITERDIHKSMIIGKNGETIKRIGIFARKLIQNLTNTKVFLKLDVVVKKGWSKEEKSLNQIIGY; from the coding sequence TTGAAATCAGGCTTTGTTAGCATCATAGGACGCACAAATGCTGGCAAAAGCTCGTTTTTAAATGCTTTATTAAACGAAAAGATCGCCATTGTCTCGCACAAACAAAACGCAACTCGCAGAAAGATAAATGGCATCGTTATGAACGGTGAAGATCAGATCATCTTCACCGACACGCCAGGGCTTCACGAGAGCAGCAAGACGATAAATCAACTACTAATAAACCAAGCTATAAAATCGATGGGAGACTGCGATCTCATCGTATTTTTAGCGCCTATCCATGATGATACAAACGACTACGAGAAATTTCTAGCTCTAAATCCTGAAAAACCACACATATTAGTGCTAACAAAAGTCGATGAAAGCTCAAACGCAAAAGTGCTTGAAAAGATCACAAAGTACCAGAAATTTCAAGATAAATTTGCAGCACTTCTTACTTTTAGCACCAAGCAGCCTACATATAAAAAGCCGCTTCTTGATGAAATTTGTAAGCTTTTGCCAGAGCATGAGTACTTTTATGATCCAGAATTTCTCACACCGACAAATGAGAAGGAAATTTTTAGAGAATTTATACTTGAAGCGATCTATGAAAATTTAAGCGATGAGATCCCATATCTTAGCGATGTGATCATAAAAAGCGTGAAAGAAAAAACTGGCATAACTGAAATTTATGCTAGTATCATCACGGAGCGTGACATCCACAAAAGCATGATCATCGGGAAAAATGGTGAAACTATTAAAAGAATTGGAATTTTTGCAAGAAAGTTAATACAAAATTTAACCAACACAAAGGTCTTTCTAAAGCTCGATGTAGTCGTTAAAAAAGGCTGGAGCAAAGAAGAAAAGAGCCTAAATCAGATAATCGGCTATTGA
- a CDS encoding C4-dicarboxylate ABC transporter: MMNIKKNSEISIVTLDPYDYKGFRYHNSNVEAFNFSKTVNKRDFFISYIKFKDLKTTTFFIPRSVDNDALYEELYSKTYAELSLDPALDNKIFFSEGTTKAQERIFTVFAITNEDINSTFKAVAKKVPYIDYLAPEPLIYSAIYKKGLLPSTQADCFIALRKDESFLSIYLDGDFFTAREIRYNLNYLKDKFLEQSGDRLSDEKFIEVLSQRGLVNKDDDGFNYDLNTVFEDYIFYFNDILNIINSQNGIAIKKIYIDCDYEIKNFANFISTKLGLDAEYINIKVAINNKNYTINERYNVMALFGRFYTKEPFYENFNLSNMLRPDPFVKRKSGKFLLTCAAAFALSMLYPSYNYIAGLVLEKDSARLNDEYSVLNAQEMQIKETLAKISREQEAVKEQTQKENEKLNFRKGLLAEIENKKDNYAMKGLNLFKITDILNLNAVHITNIVNNDRNLTITAVSDNEKRITQLIKDISKDEKYLVNTKKIRSDDAKHEYESNISIEIRQ; the protein is encoded by the coding sequence ATGATGAATATTAAAAAAAATAGTGAAATTTCTATAGTTACACTAGATCCGTATGACTATAAAGGATTTCGTTATCACAACAGCAATGTAGAAGCTTTTAACTTTTCAAAAACAGTCAATAAACGCGACTTTTTCATCTCATATATAAAATTTAAAGACTTAAAAACAACAACATTTTTTATCCCTAGAAGTGTTGATAACGACGCCCTATATGAGGAGCTTTATTCAAAAACCTATGCAGAGCTCTCACTTGATCCAGCGCTTGACAATAAGATATTCTTTTCAGAAGGCACTACAAAAGCTCAAGAGAGAATTTTTACTGTTTTTGCTATCACAAATGAAGATATAAATTCAACCTTTAAAGCGGTTGCAAAAAAAGTCCCATATATCGACTATCTTGCGCCTGAGCCTTTGATCTACTCTGCTATTTATAAAAAAGGCTTGTTACCTAGCACACAAGCAGACTGCTTTATAGCGCTTAGAAAAGATGAATCATTTTTAAGTATATATTTAGATGGTGATTTCTTTACTGCTAGAGAAATTCGCTATAACTTAAACTATCTTAAAGATAAATTCTTAGAGCAAAGCGGTGATCGCTTGAGCGATGAAAAATTTATCGAAGTTTTGTCTCAAAGAGGACTTGTAAATAAAGATGATGATGGCTTTAACTACGATCTAAACACAGTTTTTGAAGATTATATCTTTTACTTTAACGATATTTTAAACATTATAAATAGCCAAAATGGCATAGCCATAAAGAAAATTTACATAGATTGCGACTATGAGATCAAAAATTTTGCAAATTTTATCTCAACCAAACTTGGTTTGGATGCAGAGTATATAAACATAAAAGTTGCGATAAACAACAAAAACTATACTATAAACGAGCGTTATAACGTGATGGCTTTATTTGGTAGATTTTATACCAAAGAGCCATTTTATGAAAATTTTAACCTCTCAAATATGCTCCGTCCAGATCCATTTGTCAAAAGAAAAAGTGGTAAATTTTTGCTCACTTGCGCTGCGGCATTTGCGCTAAGTATGTTATATCCATCTTACAACTACATAGCTGGCCTTGTTTTAGAAAAAGACAGCGCAAGACTAAATGACGAATATAGCGTCCTAAACGCACAAGAGATGCAGATAAAAGAGACGCTAGCTAAAATTTCAAGAGAACAAGAGGCGGTAAAAGAACAGACTCAAAAAGAGAATGAAAAGCTAAATTTCAGAAAAGGTCTGCTTGCTGAGATTGAAAATAAAAAAGATAATTACGCTATGAAGGGTTTAAATCTTTTTAAAATTACCGATATTTTAAATCTAAACGCAGTTCATATCACAAACATCGTAAATAACGATAGAAATTTGACTATAACTGCAGTTAGCGATAATGAAAAAAGGATAACCCAGTTGATCAAAGATATCAGCAAAGATGAAAAATACTTGGTAAATACTAAAAAAATTCGTTCAGATGACGCTAAACACGAGTATGAAAGTAATATAAGCATAGAGATTAGACAATGA